A window from Carassius gibelio isolate Cgi1373 ecotype wild population from Czech Republic chromosome B3, carGib1.2-hapl.c, whole genome shotgun sequence encodes these proteins:
- the si:dkey-283b1.6 gene encoding uncharacterized protein si:dkey-283b1.6, with amino-acid sequence MGSDPYLVFKIIAPIVTVFVFTIFCVGCCKIFQRVCKEQDEHVQTQARAVDPPSVYVIPISLSEDDLHRPPRYSTVQFYESPPAYHELNLKPEACPVEAPPAYSESISPSPSHS; translated from the exons ATGGGGTCTGATCCATATTTAGTATTTAA GATCATCGCACCTATTGTTACCGTTTTTGTGTTTACGATCTTCTGTGTTGGCTGCTGTAAAATATTCCAGCGGGTCTGTAAGGAGCAAGATGAGCATGTGCAGACTCAAGCTCGAGCCGTGGATCCGCCCTCTGTTTACGTCATTCCGATCTCtctgtctgaagatgatctgcaCAGACCACCGCGCTACAGCACAGTACAGTTCTACGAGTCGCCTCCTGCTTATCACGAG TTGAATCTGAAGCCTGAGGCCTGTCCTGTGGAAGCCCCTCCAGCATATTCTGAATCCATCTCTCCTTCACCCTCACATTCATGA